A genome region from Lucilia cuprina isolate Lc7/37 chromosome 3, ASM2204524v1, whole genome shotgun sequence includes the following:
- the LOC111684243 gene encoding vanin-like protein 1 yields the protein MLTTIIALITLAQLSLQASTAYDPFYSAGVVEFRSSNSLTAEARLLDNLKGYLSILESEDAKNLDVIVFPESTLNNNEEATFVPNPAKGLIIPCDVNTGEYHDLLVQLSCAARKLASYVVINLTEKELCSTVPEDTRPCASSGLNLYNTNVVFNRNGAVLSRYRKVHLYGENKNTTFAPETGWFDTDFGVRFGHFICFDILFYAPAESMVKYNGITDFIFPSMWFSQLPFLTAVQVHQAWSYANNVNLLAAGSSNPLVGSTGTGVYNGRRGIITAKMNQGLGERKLYKAQVPKYRHLTKRSLPLSPINQKKLALPNITLKRDYLQSYETVPLNLTAGNNVTQEMCFSNSSFCCKFEIQWQPLLTEKESKYYQYRLGVYDGLRNEVAAETNQLKNCALFSCIGEDIMDCGKTMATDIDVVFENITITATFPKAEQFLIMPNSLTADMMPVPVNHFKWQEIDKKNTVKMRYELNTTTPNVMAFSIYGNYYDSIVDIKPDDEDVNKGEGGGDAAGTLKNSLVVIIGILLINLLL from the exons atgttaacaacTATTATAGCCTTAATTACACTAGCCCAGTTATCATTACAG gcTAGCACAGCCTATGATCCTTTTTACTCGGCTGGAGTGGTGGAATTTAGATCATCTAATAGCCTTACCGCTGAAGCACGTTTGCTAGACAATCTTAAGGGTTATTTGTCTATTTTGGAATCTGAAGATGCTAAAAATCTCGATGTTATAGTATTTCCCGAATCTACTCTCAACAATAATGAAGAGGCCACATTTGTACCGAATCCGGCCAAAGGTTTAATAATTCCCTGCGATGTGAATACAGGAGAATATCATGATTTATTGGTGCAATTATCCTGTGCTGCCAGAAAGTTAGCTTCCTATGTGGTGATTAATTTAACGGAAAAGGAATTGTGTTCGACAGTTCCAGAGGACACACGTCCCTGTGCCAGCAGTGGTCTAAATCTATACAACACCAATGTGGTGTTTAATCGTAATGGAGCGGTTTTGTCTCGTTATcgcaaagttcatttatatggtgAAAATAAGAATACCACTTTTGCGCCCGAAACGGGTTGGTTTGATACTGACTTTGGTGTACGTTTCGGTCATTTTATATGCTTTGATATATTGTTTTACGCGCCAGCAGAATCAATGGTTAAATACAATGGCATAACAGATTTCATATTTCCCTCTATGTGGTTTTCGCAATTACCATTTTTAACAG CGGTCCAAGTACACCAGGCCTGGTCCTATGCCAACAATGTTAATTTATTAGCAGCGGGTTCATCGAACCCTTTGGTAGGTTCTACCGGCACTGGTGTTTATAATGGCCGTAGGGGTATTATTACAGCTAAAATGAATCAGGGTTTGGGAGAGCGTAAACTTTATAAAGCTCAAGTACCCAAGTATCGTCATTTAACAAAAAGATCTTTACCTTTAAGTCCTATCAACCAGAAAAAACTCGCTTTACCTAATATCACCTTAAAAAGGGATTATTTGCAAAGTTATGAAACCGTACCTCTGAACTTGACTGCTGGTAATAATGTTACGCAAGAAATGTGTTTTTCCAATTCTTCATTTTGCTGTAAATTCGAAATACAATGGCAACCTTTGTTGACTGAAAAGGAAAGTAAATACTATCAGTATCGTTTGGGTGTCTATGATGGTTTGCGTAATGAAGTGGCGGCCGAAACTAATCAACTTAAAAACTGTGCCTTATTTAGCTGCATAGGGGAAGATATCATGGACTGTGGCAAAACTATGGCTACCGATATTGATGTGGTATTTGAAAATATCACTATTACAGCCACTTTCCCCAAGGccgaacaatttttaataatgccCAATAGTTTAACTGCTGATATGATGCCGGTGCCggtaaatcattttaaatggcaagaaattgataaaaa aaatactgTGAAAATGCGTTATGAACTTAATACAACCACCCCCAATGTCATGGCGTTTTCTATATATGGCAATTATTATGACAGCATTGTAGACATTAAACCAGACGATGAGGATGTTAACAAAGGCGAGGGCGGAGGTGACGCAGCTGGTACCTTAAAGAACTCTTTAGTAGTTATAATAGGAATTCTGCTAATAAACTTGCTGTTATAA